The proteins below come from a single Cervus elaphus chromosome 4, mCerEla1.1, whole genome shotgun sequence genomic window:
- the LENG9 gene encoding leukocyte receptor cluster member 9 isoform X3, whose amino-acid sequence MEAAGGPEPPAGVLVAEPASPAACRFFLEGRCRFGARCRQPHPGAPAPPQPRSEAEEQAKAKKPPLRTAEAVIQRIRWDPRLDPADFSVGYVDRFLGVREEPFLSFCWDEPLAALGPGVLAVPQHRVRYFRFRGRLVWDRASRTDLVFGSGLAAGRGPTILDALDGEDAHEAGGESDGEDARRHGDVHDGRDRGGDAHGNGDASDGEDANSVGDALGGEDTDGTGGALDRAAATRLGTNAGGPVQPAQTRLRAALASDGGSPEAGWLTLAGALARTQERESADPGGQASPWMAPGRALQPAAATARAVETRGGKPSEDLSEMGTEWGPGVWPVDRGAAGAVGPRHPRPTHFVALMVTEPELRAQVAKVQEDLVRDAPACAAFTVPAEALHLTLALLRLAGPGEAAAAVTALRHALSDSGLAIPPRLRFSRLVRLGSHVLCAPPSPPLESLAQRLSQRLEAEGLRVLQPLGGIRPHLTLAKVPQGAQVCLPEVSPWQELGCQPLGTLWLCRVGRAGATYQAVAELPLGGQPQK is encoded by the exons ATGGAAGCGGCCGGAGGGCCGGAGCCGCCCGCGGGGGTCCTGGTCGCGGAACCCGCGTCCCCGGCGGCCTGCCGCTTCTTCCTGGAGGGCCGCTGCCGCTTCGGCGCCCGCTGCCGCCAGCCCCACCCCGGGGCGCCGGCGCCGCCGCAGCCTAGAAGCGAGGCCGAAGAACAGGCCAAAGCCAAGAAGCCGCCGCTGCGCACGGCTGAGGCCGTCATCCAGCGCATCCGTTGGGACCCGCGCCTCGACCCGGCCGACTTCTCCGTGGGCTACGTGGACCGCTTCCTGGGCGTGCGCGAGGagcccttcctttccttctgctgGGACGAGCCGCTAGCGGCGCTCGGGCCGGGCGTTTTGGCCGTGCCGCAGCACCGGGTGCGCTACTTCCGCTTCCGCGGCCGCCTGGTTTGGGACCGCGCCTCACGCACCGACCTCGTCTTTGGCTCCGGCTTGGCGGCCGGCCGTGGGCCCACCATCCTGGACGCGCTCGACGGCGAGGACGCGCACGAAGCCGGAGGTGAGAGCGACGGCGAGGACGCGCGCCGGCA CGGGGACGTGCACGACGGCAGAGACCGGGGCGGGGACGCGCACGGGAACGGGGATGCGAGTGACGGCGAAGATGCCAACTCAGTCGGAGATGCGCTCGGCGGTGAGGATACAGACGGGACCGGAGGCGCACTGGACCGCGCAGCTGCCACCCGCCTTGGCACCAATGCGGGGGGGCCCGTACAGCCAGCCCAGACGCGACTCCGGGCAGCCTTGGCCTCGGACGGGGGAAGCCCCGAAGCTGGGTGGCTGACGCTGGCAGGCGCATTAGCGAGGACTCAGGAGCGGGAGTCGGCAGACCCTGGAGGCCAAGCTTCCCCGTGGATGGCGCCAGGAAGGGCGCTGCAGCCAGCTGCCGCCACCGCCAGGGCTGTGGAGACCCGGGGAGGGAAGCCCTCGGAAGACCTCTCTGAGATGGGAACGGAGTGGGGTCCCGGGGTCTGGCCTGTGGACCGAGGAGCGGCCGGGGCCGTGGGCCCTCGCCACCCCCGCCCCACGCACTTTGTGGCGCTCATGGTTACGGAGCCTGAGCTGCGGGCCCAGGTGGCCAAGGTCCAGGAAGACCTGGTACGGGACGCACCAGCTTGCGCGGCCTTCACCGTGCCGGCTGAGGCCCTGCACCTGACTCTGGCCCTGCTGAGGCTGGCGGGCCCTGGGGAGGCAGCGGCCGCTGTCACTGCGCTCAGACACGCGCTCTCGGACTCCGGGCTTGCGATCCCTCCGAGGCTGAGGTTCAGTCGCCTGGTGCGCCTGGGCTCCCACGTGCTCTGCGCTCCCCCGTCCCCACCGCTGGAGAGCCTGGCCCAGAGGCTGAGCCAGAGGCTGGAGGCCGAGGGGTTGAGAGTGCTGCAGCCCCTTGGGGGGATACGCCCCCACCTCACCCTGGCCAAGGTGCCCCAGGGCGCCCAAGTCTGCCTCCCCGAGGTCAGCCCGTGGCAGGAGCTGGGGTGCCAGCCCCTGGGGACACTGTGGCTGTGCCGCGTGGGCAGGGCCGGGGCCACCTACCAGGCCGTGGCCGAGCTCCCCCTGGGAGGTCAACCCCAGAAATAA
- the LENG9 gene encoding leukocyte receptor cluster member 9 isoform X2, whose translation MEAAGGPEPPAGVLVAEPASPAACRFFLEGRCRFGARCRQPHPGAPAPPQPRSEAEEQAKAKKPPLRTAEAVIQRIRWDPRLDPADFSVGYVDRFLGVREEPFLSFCWDEPLAALGPGVLAVPQHRVRYFRFRGRLVWDRASRTDLVFGSGLAAGRGPTILDALDGEDAHEAGGESDGEDARRHGDVHDGRDRGGDAHGNGDASDGEDANSVGDALGGEDTDGTGGALDRAAATRLGTNAGGPVQPAQTRLRAALASDGGSPEAGWLTLAGALARTQERESADPGGQASPWMAPGRALQPAAATARAVETRGGKPSEDLSEMGTEWGPGVWPVDRGAAGAVGPRHPRPTHFVALMVTEPELRAQVAKVQEDLVRDAPACAAFTVPAEALHLTLALLRLAGPGEAAAAVTALRHALSDSGLAIPPRLRFSRLVRLGSHVLCAPPSPPLESLAQRLSQRLEAEGLRVLQPLGGIRPHLTLAKVPQGAQVCLPEVSPWQELGCQPLGTLWLCRVGRAGATYQAVAELPLGGQPQK comes from the exons ATGGAAGCGGCCGGAGGGCCGGAGCCGCCCGCGGGGGTCCTGGTCGCGGAACCCGCGTCCCCGGCGGCCTGCCGCTTCTTCCTGGAGGGCCGCTGCCGCTTCGGCGCCCGCTGCCGCCAGCCCCACCCCGGGGCGCCGGCGCCGCCGCAGCCTAGAAGCGAGGCCGAAGAACAGGCCAAAGCCAAGAAGCCGCCGCTGCGCACGGCTGAGGCCGTCATCCAGCGCATCCGTTGGGACCCGCGCCTCGACCCGGCCGACTTCTCCGTGGGCTACGTGGACCGCTTCCTGGGCGTGCGCGAGGagcccttcctttccttctgctgGGACGAGCCGCTAGCGGCGCTCGGGCCGGGCGTTTTGGCCGTGCCGCAGCACCGGGTGCGCTACTTCCGCTTCCGCGGCCGCCTGGTTTGGGACCGCGCCTCACGCACCGACCTCGTCTTTGGCTCCGGCTTGGCGGCCGGCCGTGGGCCCACCATCCTGGACGCGCTCGACGGCGAGGACGCGCACGAAGCCGGAGGTGAGAGCGACGGCGAGGACGCGCGCCGGCACGGGGACG TGCACGACGGCAGAGACCGGGGCGGGGACGCGCACGGGAACGGGGATGCGAGTGACGGCGAAGATGCCAACTCAGTCGGAGATGCGCTCGGCGGTGAGGATACAGACGGGACCGGAGGCGCACTGGACCGCGCAGCTGCCACCCGCCTTGGCACCAATGCGGGGGGGCCCGTACAGCCAGCCCAGACGCGACTCCGGGCAGCCTTGGCCTCGGACGGGGGAAGCCCCGAAGCTGGGTGGCTGACGCTGGCAGGCGCATTAGCGAGGACTCAGGAGCGGGAGTCGGCAGACCCTGGAGGCCAAGCTTCCCCGTGGATGGCGCCAGGAAGGGCGCTGCAGCCAGCTGCCGCCACCGCCAGGGCTGTGGAGACCCGGGGAGGGAAGCCCTCGGAAGACCTCTCTGAGATGGGAACGGAGTGGGGTCCCGGGGTCTGGCCTGTGGACCGAGGAGCGGCCGGGGCCGTGGGCCCTCGCCACCCCCGCCCCACGCACTTTGTGGCGCTCATGGTTACGGAGCCTGAGCTGCGGGCCCAGGTGGCCAAGGTCCAGGAAGACCTGGTACGGGACGCACCAGCTTGCGCGGCCTTCACCGTGCCGGCTGAGGCCCTGCACCTGACTCTGGCCCTGCTGAGGCTGGCGGGCCCTGGGGAGGCAGCGGCCGCTGTCACTGCGCTCAGACACGCGCTCTCGGACTCCGGGCTTGCGATCCCTCCGAGGCTGAGGTTCAGTCGCCTGGTGCGCCTGGGCTCCCACGTGCTCTGCGCTCCCCCGTCCCCACCGCTGGAGAGCCTGGCCCAGAGGCTGAGCCAGAGGCTGGAGGCCGAGGGGTTGAGAGTGCTGCAGCCCCTTGGGGGGATACGCCCCCACCTCACCCTGGCCAAGGTGCCCCAGGGCGCCCAAGTCTGCCTCCCCGAGGTCAGCCCGTGGCAGGAGCTGGGGTGCCAGCCCCTGGGGACACTGTGGCTGTGCCGCGTGGGCAGGGCCGGGGCCACCTACCAGGCCGTGGCCGAGCTCCCCCTGGGAGGTCAACCCCAGAAATAA
- the LENG9 gene encoding leukocyte receptor cluster member 9 isoform X1 — MEAAGGPEPPAGVLVAEPASPAACRFFLEGRCRFGARCRQPHPGAPAPPQPRSEAEEQAKAKKPPLRTAEAVIQRIRWDPRLDPADFSVGYVDRFLGVREEPFLSFCWDEPLAALGPGVLAVPQHRVRYFRFRGRLVWDRASRTDLVFGSGLAAGRGPTILDALDGEDAHEAGGESDGEDARRHGDAHGVGGESDGVDVHRPGDVHDGRDRGGDAHGNGDASDGEDANSVGDALGGEDTDGTGGALDRAAATRLGTNAGGPVQPAQTRLRAALASDGGSPEAGWLTLAGALARTQERESADPGGQASPWMAPGRALQPAAATARAVETRGGKPSEDLSEMGTEWGPGVWPVDRGAAGAVGPRHPRPTHFVALMVTEPELRAQVAKVQEDLVRDAPACAAFTVPAEALHLTLALLRLAGPGEAAAAVTALRHALSDSGLAIPPRLRFSRLVRLGSHVLCAPPSPPLESLAQRLSQRLEAEGLRVLQPLGGIRPHLTLAKVPQGAQVCLPEVSPWQELGCQPLGTLWLCRVGRAGATYQAVAELPLGGQPQK; from the coding sequence ATGGAAGCGGCCGGAGGGCCGGAGCCGCCCGCGGGGGTCCTGGTCGCGGAACCCGCGTCCCCGGCGGCCTGCCGCTTCTTCCTGGAGGGCCGCTGCCGCTTCGGCGCCCGCTGCCGCCAGCCCCACCCCGGGGCGCCGGCGCCGCCGCAGCCTAGAAGCGAGGCCGAAGAACAGGCCAAAGCCAAGAAGCCGCCGCTGCGCACGGCTGAGGCCGTCATCCAGCGCATCCGTTGGGACCCGCGCCTCGACCCGGCCGACTTCTCCGTGGGCTACGTGGACCGCTTCCTGGGCGTGCGCGAGGagcccttcctttccttctgctgGGACGAGCCGCTAGCGGCGCTCGGGCCGGGCGTTTTGGCCGTGCCGCAGCACCGGGTGCGCTACTTCCGCTTCCGCGGCCGCCTGGTTTGGGACCGCGCCTCACGCACCGACCTCGTCTTTGGCTCCGGCTTGGCGGCCGGCCGTGGGCCCACCATCCTGGACGCGCTCGACGGCGAGGACGCGCACGAAGCCGGAGGTGAGAGCGACGGCGAGGACGCGCGCCGGCACGGGGACGCGCACGGAGTCGGAGGTGAGAGCGACGGCGTGGACGTGCACCGGCCCGGGGACGTGCACGACGGCAGAGACCGGGGCGGGGACGCGCACGGGAACGGGGATGCGAGTGACGGCGAAGATGCCAACTCAGTCGGAGATGCGCTCGGCGGTGAGGATACAGACGGGACCGGAGGCGCACTGGACCGCGCAGCTGCCACCCGCCTTGGCACCAATGCGGGGGGGCCCGTACAGCCAGCCCAGACGCGACTCCGGGCAGCCTTGGCCTCGGACGGGGGAAGCCCCGAAGCTGGGTGGCTGACGCTGGCAGGCGCATTAGCGAGGACTCAGGAGCGGGAGTCGGCAGACCCTGGAGGCCAAGCTTCCCCGTGGATGGCGCCAGGAAGGGCGCTGCAGCCAGCTGCCGCCACCGCCAGGGCTGTGGAGACCCGGGGAGGGAAGCCCTCGGAAGACCTCTCTGAGATGGGAACGGAGTGGGGTCCCGGGGTCTGGCCTGTGGACCGAGGAGCGGCCGGGGCCGTGGGCCCTCGCCACCCCCGCCCCACGCACTTTGTGGCGCTCATGGTTACGGAGCCTGAGCTGCGGGCCCAGGTGGCCAAGGTCCAGGAAGACCTGGTACGGGACGCACCAGCTTGCGCGGCCTTCACCGTGCCGGCTGAGGCCCTGCACCTGACTCTGGCCCTGCTGAGGCTGGCGGGCCCTGGGGAGGCAGCGGCCGCTGTCACTGCGCTCAGACACGCGCTCTCGGACTCCGGGCTTGCGATCCCTCCGAGGCTGAGGTTCAGTCGCCTGGTGCGCCTGGGCTCCCACGTGCTCTGCGCTCCCCCGTCCCCACCGCTGGAGAGCCTGGCCCAGAGGCTGAGCCAGAGGCTGGAGGCCGAGGGGTTGAGAGTGCTGCAGCCCCTTGGGGGGATACGCCCCCACCTCACCCTGGCCAAGGTGCCCCAGGGCGCCCAAGTCTGCCTCCCCGAGGTCAGCCCGTGGCAGGAGCTGGGGTGCCAGCCCCTGGGGACACTGTGGCTGTGCCGCGTGGGCAGGGCCGGGGCCACCTACCAGGCCGTGGCCGAGCTCCCCCTGGGAGGTCAACCCCAGAAATAA
- the CDC42EP5 gene encoding cdc42 effector protein 5, whose product MPVLKQLGPAQPKKRPERGALSISAPLGDFRHTLHVGRGGDAFGDTSFLSRHGGGPPPEPRSPPAGAPRSAPPPAVPQASPPALRAPAPADPLLSFHLDLGPSMLDAVLGVMDAERPGAAAAKPDVDPGPGAQHPRARCLANADIEPDDVIGL is encoded by the coding sequence ATGCCGGTGCTGAAGCAGTTGGGCCCCGCGCAGCCCAAGAAGCGGCCGGAGCGCGGCGCCTTGTCCATCTCCGCGCCGCTCGGCGACTTCCGGCACACGCTGCACGTGGGACGCGGCGGCGACGCCTTCGGGGACACCTCGTTCCTGAGCCGCCACGGCGGCGGGCCGCCCCCCGAGCCCCGGTCGCCGCCCGCGGGGGCCCCGCGCTCCGCCCCGCCGCCCGCAGTGCCGCAGGCCTCGCCGCCCGCCCTCCGCGCGCCTGCGCCCGCTGACCCGCTGCTGTCCTTCCACCTGGATTTGGGCCCCTCCATGCTAGACGCAGTGCTGGGTGTCATGGACGCGGAGCGCCCGGGCGCCGCTGCCGCCAAGCCCGACGTGGACCCCGGTCCCGGGGCGCAGCACCCCCGGGCCCGCTGCCTCGCCAACGCGGACATCGAGCCGGACGACGTCATCGGCCTGTAG